One Camelina sativa cultivar DH55 chromosome 3, Cs, whole genome shotgun sequence genomic window carries:
- the LOC104776326 gene encoding transcription factor TGA3-like: MEMLSSSSSSTQVETFRDMGMYEPFQQLSGWENPFKSDVNNISNNQSSSTTLEVDTRPEADDNNRANYTSLYNNNSVEAEPSSNNDQDEDRINDKMKRRLAQNREAARKSRLRKKAHVQQLEESRLKLSQLEQELVRARQQGLCVRNSSDTSYLGPAGNMNSGIAAFEMEYTHWLEEQNKRVSEIRTALQAHISDIELKMLVDTCLNHYANLFRMKADAAKADVFFLMSGMWRTSTERFFQWIGGFRPSELLNVVMPYIEPLTDQQLLAVRNLQQSSQQAEEALSQGLDKLQQGLVESIAVQIKVVDSMNHGAQMASAMDNLQALESFVNQADHLRQQTLQQMSKILTTRQSARGLLALGEYFHRLRALSSLWAARPREHT; encoded by the exons ATGGAG ATGttgagctcttcttcttcttctactcaaGTTGAAACATTCAGAGACATGGGCATGTATGAACCATTCCAACAGTTATCTGGTTGGGAGAATCCTTTCAAATCAGATGTCAACAATATTAGTAACAATCAGAGTTCTTCAACAACACTTGAGGTTGATACTAGACCAGAAGCTGATGATAACAATAGA GCGAATTATACTTCTTTGTATAATAATAACTCTGTTGAAGCAGAACCTTCTAGTAATAATGATCAGGACGAAGACCGGATTAATGATAAG ATGAAACGGCGTTTGGCTCAGAACCGAGAAGCTGCTCGCAAAAGCCGTTTGAGAAAGAAG GCCCATGTCCAACAGTTAGAAGAAAGCCGGTTGAAGTTGTCACAGCTCGAGCAGGAACTTGTCAGAGCTAGGCAACAG GGATTATGCGTACGCAATTCATCAGACACTAGTTATCTAGGACCAGCTGGGAACATGAACTCAG GGATTGCTGCATTTGAGATGGAATACACACACTGGCTCGAAGagcaaaacaagagagttaGTGAGATTCGAACAGCGCTCCAAGCTCATATCAGTGACATTGAGCTCAAGATGCTGGTAGATACTTGCTTGAACCACTATGCAAATCTCTTCCGCATGAAAGCAGATGCTGCAAAGGCTGATGTGTTCTTCTTGATGTCGGGGATGTGGCGAACTTCAACTGAACGCTTCTTCCAATGGATTGGAGGTTTCCGTCCATCCGAACTGTTAAAT GTTGTGATGCCATACATTGAGCCCTTAACCGATCAGCAACTGTTGGCGGTACGTAACCTCCAACAATCATCTCAGCAAGCAGAGGAGGCTCTTTCTCAAGGCTTAGATAAACTTCAGCAGGGTTTGGTCGAAAGCATAGCAGTTCAGATAAAAGTTGTCGACTCCATGAATCATGGGGCTCAAATGGCTTCGGCCATGGACAATCTCCAAGCATTGGAGAGTTTTGTGAACCAG GCGGATCATCTAAGGCAACAGACTCTGCAGCAAATGAGTAAGATCTTGACAACAAGACAGTCTGCTCGAGGCTTGCTCGCTCTAGGGGAGTACTTCCACAGGCTTCGTGCGCTTAGTTCTCTTTGGGCAGCTCGTCCAAGAGAACACACTTAA
- the LOC104776329 gene encoding UPF0725 protein EMB2204-like: MIRRLAYTQDIIPPHSSESDGFDFPNGNTNTRHLRLRHFECGGKYPSYPFRSLVKLYARLGLHRYNLLEGKNLQLDSLQSFNVSVTGGPSSYYLSLVARVPDSGLQQAFQVLVHERSFGFLDLGCPIARPLVTTKEPFLRPHSDPRPPDGMFFSEKLPRWPSSFTDANRFHLVKESELQDNDWIRLYLKLSLVFLDRSLTHDHHSHHLSQLEIVQAAIETTQDDSKKTTVVYITYNDLTMARVGEPLQRRAIVRRTISETTGNLRLRGVYWIGDKDSVHIRRPSKRLKLRLGVHRLWRLSNPRCHQLYKTRLPNV; the protein is encoded by the exons ATGATTCGTCGGTTGGCCTATACACAAGACATAATTCCTCCGCACAGCAGTGAATCTGAT GGTTTCGATTTTCCCAACGGTAACACTAACACTCGCCACCTGCGCCTTCGTCACTTCGAATGTGGAGGCAAGTATCCTAGCTATCCTTTTCGTTCTTTGGTCAAGCTTTATGCTAGGTTGGGGCTTCATCGCTACAATTTGTTGGAG GGGAAAAACTTGCAGCTTGATAGCCTACAGAGTTTCAACGTGAGCGTGACTGGCGGTCCTTCCTCTTACTACCTTAGTCTGGTTGCACGTGTTCCAGATAGCGGTTTGCAGCAAGCCTTTCAAGTTCTTGTTCATGAAAGGAGTTTTGGCTTTCTGGACTTGGGGTGCCCTATCGCTAGACCTCTAG TGACCACTAAGGAGCCTTTCCTGCGTCCTCATAGCGATCCACGACCACCTGATGGTATGTTTTTCAGTGAGAAATTGCCTCGTTGGCCATCATCTTTCACTGATGCAAACCGGTTCCACCTG GTGAAGGAATCAGAGTTGCAAGACAATGATTGGATTCGTCTTTACTTGAAACTTTCACTTGTTTTTCTCGATAGGAGTCTTACACAt GACCATCACTCCCACCATCTCTCCCAGTTGGAGATTGTGCAAGCGGCGATTGAAACTACTCAAGATGACTCCAAGAAGACTACAGTTGTCTACATCACCTATAATGACTTGACTATGGCTCGGGTTGGTGAGCCTCTACAGCGCAGAGCTATTGTTAGAAGAACCATCAGTGAGACTACAGGAAACCTTCGTCTCCGGGGTGTCTATTGGATTGGAGACAAGGATTCTGTGCACATCCGAAGGCCTTCTAAAAGGCTTAAGCTTCGTTTAGGTGTTCATAGACTTTGGAGGCTATCTAATCCTAGGTGCCACCAGCTGTACAAGACCCGCCTGCCTAATGTCTAG
- the LOC104776328 gene encoding inositol-pentakisphosphate 2-kinase-like, with the protein MEEIVLEPKDAVDWSYRGEGAVNLVLAYTGSSPTFLGKMMRIHKMPKDGNEMGDKSENGLTTHEKLIWGDVKELVSCQNKEIKEYLFVKHVMRPLLGRKHVNPGRRLPVAKEFLESVEKIITSQRPSWRADAASVDTNRSSVLLMDDLTLFAHGHVEDKPCLSVEIKPKCGFLPSSCFIAEENVIKKSITRFQMHQFLKLKENEISEISEYDPLDLFSGSKERIHRAIKALYATPQNNFRVFLNGSLVFGGLGGGTCKTTSKVEVAFEHILKDIIKTDDGLRADRFIELVAETVYSSEVLDQLLDVQKLDKYNIEGAIHVYYDLIDQPCKVCRDLEKSKSLNQYSSMHSIPLDEKVNILKDFLISATAKDCSVMMSFRSTEVGLSRSSSHSNLHLESTKQEFEYKVHFIDLDMRPLKKMEVYYELDKKIMNTYLEMLKNKGDQP; encoded by the exons ATGGAGGAGATTGTTTTGGAACCAAAGGATGCAGTTGATTGGTCATATAGAGGCGAAGGAGCTGTTAATTTGGTTCTCGCTTACACTGGATCTTCTCCCACCTTC TTGGGAAAGATGATGAGGATACATAAAATGCCAAAAGATGGGAATGAAATGGGAGACAAAAGTGAAAATGGTCTAACTACTCATGAAAAGCTTATTTGGGGAGACGTTAAGGAACTTGTATCTTGCCAGAACAAGGAGATTAAAGAGTATTTGTTTGTCAAACATGTCATGAGACCTTTGTTGGGTCGTAAACATGTCAATCCTGGA AGACGTCTTCCTGTAGCAAAGGAGTTTCTTGAATCTGTTGAGAAAATTATAACATCTCAGCGTCCTTCTTGGAGAGCTGATGCAGCCAGTGTCGATACTAACCGCAGTTCCGTGCTTCTCATGGATGATTTGACACTTTTCGCTCACG GTCATGTTGAGGATAAACCATGCTTAAGTGTTGAAATAAAG CCCAAATGTGGATTTCTTCCGTCTTCATGTTTCATAGCTGAAGAAAATGTTATTAAGAAGAGTATAACTCGTTTCCAAATGCACCAATTTCTGAAGCTTAAGGAAAACGAG ATATCAGAAATCAGTGAGTATGATCCCTTAGACCTATTCTCCGGatcaaaagaaagaatacaCAGAGCAATAAAAGCACTCTACGCCACACCTCAGAACAATTTCCGCGTGTTCTTGAACGGTTCTTTGGTATTTGGAGGCTTAGGTGGTGGCACATGCAAAACAACTTCAAAGGTTGAAGTAGCTTTTGAGCATATACTCAAAGATATCATCAAAACCGATGATGGCTTACGTGCAGATCGTTTTATAGAGCTTGTAGCAGAAACTGTTTACTCATCCGAAGTTCTAGATCAGCTTCTAGACGTCCAAAAGCTGGACAAATATAACATCGAGGGAGCGATTCACGTGTACTATGACTTGATTGACCAGCCATGTAAAGTGTGCAGAGACTTGGAGAAGAGTAAATCATTAAATCAGTATAGTTCCATGCATTCAATTCCATTGGATGAAAAAGTGaatattttgaaggattttCTAATATCTGCCACTGCAAAGGACTGTAGTGTAATGATGAGTTTTAGATCAACAGAAGTTGGGCTCTCAAGGTCATCTTCCCACAGTAATCTTCATCTTGAATCAACAAAGCAAGAATTTGAGTATAAG GTACATTTCATTGATCTTGATATGAGACCTTTGAAGAAAATGGAAGTCTATTACGAACTAGACAAGAAGATCATGAACACATACCTGGAGATGCTGAAGAATAAAGGAGATCAACCTTGA
- the LOC104776330 gene encoding protein FANTASTIC FOUR 3-like: MERASSSSDSSSMACSSSSSDQSLSINSDQTSPFVASSSMLSRTSSSSSSAVGDYIGTESCFDILSADEGNDVVSVPSESVKSRFRYGGRRREEREARAAAAREFPPPIPLLAQTGNLLPHMPWVLKRVVTSDGRLILREEKVRHHEYFRADRSNGRLTLHLVPLDDDVFELPQEPSHYQTDDDDDDDHEEEEENDEDDGNECDDDDHQDVDLDDLADTLNKSVTITSPNVDDDEDKGNVHGEIEDGYRKAILAAVGVEETVVDSGVLIGGGGGGGGSPRGKCLKSCFVGMRIQEIRPVLS, encoded by the coding sequence ATGGAGAgagcctcttcttcctctgactCATCATCCAtggcttgttcttcttcttcttctgatcagtCTCTTTCCATCAACTCCGACCAAACCTCACCTTTCGTGGCTTCATCATCTATGCTTTCCCGCAcgtcatcctcttcttcctccgccgTAGGAGACTACATCGGGACAGAGAGCTGCTTCGACATACTCTCAGCCGACGAAGGAAACGACGTCGTCTCCGTCCCGTCGGAGTCTGTAAAGAGCCGGTTTCGTTACGGAGGAAGGAGGAGGGAGGAGAGAGAGGCTAGAGCTGCGGCGGCGCGTGAGTTTCCTCCTCCGATACCGTTGCTTGCTCAGACTGGGAATCTTCTCCCGCACATGCCGTGGGTTCTTAAGCGTGTGGTGACGAGCGACGGGAGGCTTATCCTGAGAGAAGAGAAGGTTCGTCATCACGAGTATTTTCGTGCGGATAGATCCAATGGTCGTCTCACTCTCCACCTTGTTCCTCTAGACGATGACGTTTTCGAACTTCCTCAAGAACCCTCTCATTACCAAactgatgatgacgatgatgatgatcatgaggaggaggaggagaacgaCGAAGATGATGGAAAtgagtgtgatgatgatgatcatcaagATGTTGATTTGGATGATCTGGCGGATACTTTAAATAAGAGTGTTACTATTACTTCCCctaatgttgatgatgatgaggataagGGCAATGTGCATGGTGAGATTGAAGATGGATATAGGAAGGCGATATTAGCGGCGGTGGGAGTGGAGGAGACGGTGGTGGATAGTGGAGTGTTGAttggaggaggaggcggaggaggaggatcgCCGAGAGGAAAGTGTTTAAAGTCATGTTTTGTTGGTATGAGAATTCAAGAGATCAGACCAGTTCTTagttga